A portion of the candidate division WOR-3 bacterium genome contains these proteins:
- the rfaE2 gene encoding D-glycero-beta-D-manno-heptose 1-phosphate adenylyltransferase — translation MIVELKNLKKILKKFKKEGKKIVFTNGCFDIIHFGHIEILRKAKKKGDILIVGLNSDRSIKKIKGNKRPIINERDRAKILDSIKYVDYVILFDEKTPYRLIREIKPDVLVKGADYKLEEVVGSDIVLKNKGEVYLVKLLKGRSTSKIIEKIIKKYGKN, via the coding sequence ATGATAGTTGAATTAAAAAATCTTAAAAAAATCCTAAAAAAATTTAAAAAAGAAGGAAAAAAAATTGTTTTTACCAATGGATGCTTTGATATTATACATTTTGGACATATAGAGATTTTAAGAAAGGCAAAGAAAAAAGGTGATATACTTATAGTGGGTTTAAATTCAGATAGATCAATTAAAAAAATTAAGGGAAATAAAAGACCTATAATTAATGAAAGGGATAGAGCAAAAATTCTTGACTCAATTAAATATGTAGATTATGTGATTTTATTTGATGAAAAAACTCCATATAGATTAATAAGAGAAATAAAACCGGATGTTCTTGTTAAAGGTGCTGATTATAAATTAGAAGAAGTTGTGGGAAGTGATATAGTTTTAAAAAATAAAGGAGAAGTTTATCTTGTTAAGCTTTTAAAGGGAAGAAGCACAAGTAAAATTATAGAAAAGATAATAAAAAAATATGGAAAAAATTGA
- a CDS encoding DUF1343 domain-containing protein — MLDFEGFFEKYKKIKNKKIGILTNHSFCNRNLVNFLDFLLEKNFNIKVIFSPEHGFFGTFQMEEKVNDDYYKNIPVKSLYGDKIDIDIKDLDDIEILIIAIPDNGSRYYTYKWTALKLIEKFDKKIIIFDYPNPLNGISIEGPLIEKNYKSFVGLYPIPVRFGLTIGELSLYIKGEFKMDKDIEIFRIKNWKRKLFFDDTSFPFITMSPNMIDFETSLLYPGMCLLEGTNISEGRGTAKPFKIFGADFIDPFNLFKKLEKIEGVRFKPVYFRPMWNKYKEKICGGCEIYIENKRKLKSFKMGLLIIKSIMELYPEKFEFKNPPYEFEKEKKPFDILVGNSYVREMLQKGDEIEKIEKKWKKDLKEFDEKRRKYFLYD; from the coding sequence GTGTTAGATTTTGAAGGATTTTTTGAAAAATATAAAAAAATAAAAAATAAAAAAATTGGAATTTTAACCAATCACTCCTTCTGTAATAGAAACTTGGTAAATTTTTTAGATTTTCTCTTAGAGAAAAACTTTAATATAAAAGTTATTTTTTCGCCAGAACATGGATTTTTTGGAACCTTTCAGATGGAGGAAAAAGTTAATGATGATTATTATAAGAATATACCTGTAAAAAGTCTTTATGGTGATAAAATTGATATAGATATAAAGGATTTAGATGATATAGAAATTTTAATTATAGCAATTCCTGACAATGGTTCAAGGTACTATACATATAAATGGACAGCCTTGAAGTTAATTGAAAAATTTGATAAAAAAATTATTATTTTTGATTACCCTAATCCTTTAAACGGAATTTCTATTGAAGGACCTTTAATAGAAAAAAATTATAAATCTTTTGTCGGACTTTACCCTATACCTGTTAGATTCGGTTTAACAATAGGAGAACTTTCTCTTTATATTAAAGGTGAATTTAAAATGGATAAAGATATTGAAATTTTTAGAATAAAAAACTGGAAAAGAAAGTTATTTTTTGATGATACCTCTTTTCCATTTATAACAATGTCACCAAATATGATAGATTTTGAGACTTCTCTTTTATATCCAGGAATGTGTCTTTTAGAAGGAACGAATATATCAGAGGGAAGAGGAACTGCAAAACCCTTTAAGATTTTTGGAGCAGATTTTATTGACCCATTTAATTTGTTTAAAAAGTTAGAAAAAATAGAAGGTGTTAGATTTAAACCGGTTTATTTCAGACCAATGTGGAATAAATACAAGGAAAAAATTTGTGGTGGATGTGAAATATACATAGAAAATAAAAGAAAATTAAAATCCTTTAAAATGGGACTTTTAATTATTAAAAGTATAATGGAGCTTTACCCTGAAAAATTTGAATTTAAAAACCCTCCTTATGAATTTGAAAAGGAAAAAAAGCCCTTTGATATTCTTGTGGGGAATTCTTATGTAAGGGAAATGTTACAAAAAGGTGATGAAATTGAAAAAATAGAAAAAAAATGGAAGAAAGATCTAAAGGAATTTGATGAAAAGAGGAGGAAATATTTTCTATATGATTGA
- a CDS encoding phosphotransferase, translated as MLSGGSDRIFLKIKELKNSVILKDSDEIQFLNYIKIGNFLNKKMLSAPKIYFYDLENKIAIIEDLGDKSIFKIYKRDTFNLYKRIIDFLIELQFKAREGFLNLSLKRKKIFDYESLRWETDYFKREFLINFLKFKEEKLREIDRDFDKLARECDKMPKLFMHRDFQSTNIFLKQNKIRIIDFQTAHIGPFTYDLSSLLEDPYVEINENVKENLLFYYYDRIKDRFRKMSFDEFYHYYLLTSSQRLMQALGAYSYLSLKKKKKWFKKFIKPAFKKLKIIEEKIRFFHKIIR; from the coding sequence ATTTTAAGTGGTGGCTCTGACAGAATTTTTTTGAAAATAAAAGAATTAAAAAATTCTGTTATTTTAAAGGATAGTGATGAAATTCAGTTTTTAAATTATATAAAGATAGGAAATTTTTTAAATAAAAAAATGCTTTCAGCCCCAAAAATTTATTTTTATGATTTAGAAAATAAAATTGCTATTATTGAAGACCTTGGTGATAAATCTATTTTTAAAATTTATAAAAGAGATACTTTCAATTTATATAAAAGAATAATTGATTTTTTAATAGAACTTCAGTTTAAGGCAAGAGAAGGTTTTTTAAATTTATCCTTAAAAAGGAAAAAAATTTTTGATTATGAATCTTTAAGATGGGAGACAGATTATTTTAAAAGGGAATTCCTGATAAATTTTTTGAAATTCAAAGAAGAAAAATTAAGGGAAATTGACAGGGATTTTGATAAACTTGCAAGAGAATGTGATAAAATGCCAAAACTTTTTATGCACAGGGATTTTCAATCAACAAATATTTTTTTAAAACAAAATAAAATAAGAATAATTGATTTTCAGACTGCTCATATAGGACCTTTCACCTATGACCTTTCATCTCTTCTTGAGGATCCTTATGTAGAAATTAATGAAAATGTTAAGGAAAACCTTTTGTTTTATTATTACGATAGAATAAAAGATAGATTTAGAAAAATGAGTTTTGATGAATTTTATCATTATTACTTACTCACTTCCTCTCAGAGGTTAATGCAGGCACTTGGTGCTTACTCTTATTTATCATTAAAAAAGAAAAAGAAATGGTTTAAAAAATTTATAAAACCTGCCTTTAAAAAATTAAAAATTATTGAAGAAAAAATAAGATTTTTTCATAAAATAATAAGGTGA
- the glyA gene encoding serine hydroxymethyltransferase produces the protein MKIYDREIYELIKREIRRQEENIILIASENYASYNVLRVMGTPLSNKYAEGYPFKRYYGGCEVVDEIEQIAIDRLKKLFNAEHANVQPHSGTQANLAVYLALLNTGDKILSMKLPHGGHLSHGHKVNAAGKYYRVIQYGVRKDTETIDFDEVRDLAKREKPKIIVCGYSAYPRKIDFKTFREIADEVGAYMLADIAHITGLIAAGFHENPFPYAHVVTGTTHKTLRGPRGGFILSTKELAEKIDKAVFPGTQGGPLEHVIAAKAVCFKEASTPEFREYIKNVLENSKKLAFSLKERGLRIVSDGTDTHLSLIDLRPLGITGKEAEDLLNIAGIVVNKNTIPFDEKPPTVTSGIRIGSPCVTTRGMREKEMELIADWIYEVISSKSEEKAKKIREKVKELTKNFPVYGNVFDNVLSE, from the coding sequence ATGAAAATTTACGATAGAGAAATATACGAACTTATAAAAAGGGAAATAAGAAGGCAGGAAGAAAATATAATCCTTATTGCTTCGGAAAATTATGCCTCTTACAATGTTTTGAGAGTAATGGGAACTCCACTTTCAAATAAGTATGCAGAGGGTTATCCTTTTAAAAGGTATTATGGGGGATGTGAAGTTGTTGATGAGATTGAACAAATTGCTATTGATAGATTAAAAAAGCTTTTTAATGCAGAACATGCAAATGTTCAACCTCATTCAGGAACTCAGGCTAATTTGGCAGTATATCTTGCCCTTTTGAATACCGGAGATAAAATTTTATCAATGAAACTTCCTCATGGGGGGCATTTATCTCACGGACATAAGGTGAATGCGGCAGGAAAATATTACAGGGTTATCCAGTATGGTGTGAGAAAGGATACTGAAACAATTGATTTTGATGAGGTTAGAGATTTAGCAAAAAGAGAGAAACCTAAAATTATTGTATGTGGGTATTCGGCTTATCCAAGAAAAATTGATTTTAAAACCTTTAGAGAAATTGCAGATGAAGTTGGAGCATATATGCTTGCTGATATAGCCCATATTACAGGTTTAATAGCAGCAGGATTTCATGAAAATCCCTTTCCCTATGCCCATGTAGTAACAGGGACAACTCACAAAACTTTAAGGGGACCAAGAGGTGGTTTTATACTTTCAACAAAAGAACTTGCAGAAAAAATTGATAAGGCAGTTTTTCCTGGAACACAGGGAGGTCCGCTTGAGCATGTAATAGCAGCAAAAGCTGTATGTTTTAAGGAGGCAAGCACACCTGAATTCAGAGAATACATAAAAAATGTATTAGAAAATTCAAAAAAACTTGCTTTTTCTTTAAAGGAAAGAGGTTTAAGGATTGTTTCAGATGGAACTGATACTCATTTATCCTTGATTGATTTAAGACCACTTGGAATTACAGGAAAAGAGGCAGAGGACCTTTTAAATATTGCAGGTATTGTTGTTAATAAAAATACAATACCCTTTGATGAAAAACCTCCAACAGTTACAAGTGGTATAAGAATTGGTTCACCATGTGTTACAACAAGGGGAATGAGGGAAAAGGAGATGGAATTGATTGCCGACTGGATTTATGAGGTGATAAGTTCTAAAAGTGAAGAAAAAGCAAAGAAAATAAGAGAAAAGGTAAAAGAATTGACAAAGAATTTTCCTGTTTATGGAAATGTTTTTGATAATGTTTTAAGTGAATAA
- a CDS encoding NADH-quinone oxidoreductase subunit M: MKEILIYSIPLLGAITLFFLKEEKRDLIFNLSLLFSIIPLLFSGFYLFYFFKNPLKEFYLIEFKISFLDLVFKIDSFSSFLIFLNNLLFSLSIYFSKGDILFRIKELNVWLLFTQTSLNFLFSSDSLLPFFIFWEFSIIPFYFLIGIWGGERKKIANLKFVFYTLLSGAFLLTGIIGVKLKFFDSKSSIGFLLFLISFSIKIPLFPFHTWLPDAHTEAPTAGSVILAGVLLKMGTWGFYKFLIPLFPHAFLNFKNIIIFLSIFSIFYGALMSFTQEDLKRLVAYSSVSHMGFVILGLSMQNVSGIQGAFLQMFNHGIVTGALFILVGILYKRTYTRKLSDFGGISKTIPLFSFYFVLFFLSTIGLPGTSNFVGEFLLIYSSFKNNLAYGIILAFAPFFSALYALKAVKKTLWGKIKKEELKHLPDLDLKERKILLLLTIFVFLLGIIPSPFLYILHRW, encoded by the coding sequence ATGAAAGAAATCCTAATATATTCAATACCACTCTTGGGTGCAATAACTTTATTTTTTCTAAAAGAGGAAAAAAGAGATTTAATTTTTAATCTTTCTCTTCTTTTTTCAATTATACCCCTTCTATTTTCTGGATTTTATTTATTTTATTTTTTCAAAAACCCCTTAAAAGAATTTTATTTAATTGAATTTAAAATTTCATTTCTTGATCTTGTCTTTAAAATAGATTCCTTTTCTTCATTTTTAATTTTTTTAAACAACCTCTTATTTTCTTTATCAATATATTTTTCTAAGGGAGATATTTTATTCAGAATAAAAGAACTAAATGTATGGCTTTTGTTTACCCAAACATCTTTAAACTTTCTTTTTTCCTCAGATTCTCTTTTACCCTTTTTTATTTTCTGGGAATTTTCAATAATTCCCTTTTACTTTTTAATTGGAATATGGGGAGGAGAAAGAAAAAAAATCGCAAATCTAAAATTTGTATTTTATACTCTTTTATCAGGTGCATTTCTTTTAACAGGTATAATTGGAGTTAAACTTAAATTCTTTGATTCTAAAAGCAGTATAGGTTTCCTTTTATTTTTAATAAGTTTTTCAATTAAAATTCCTTTATTCCCCTTTCATACATGGTTACCGGATGCCCATACTGAAGCACCTACTGCTGGAAGTGTTATATTAGCGGGAGTTCTTCTTAAAATGGGAACATGGGGATTTTATAAATTTTTAATTCCACTTTTCCCTCATGCCTTTTTAAACTTTAAAAATATCATTATTTTTCTTTCAATTTTTTCAATATTTTATGGAGCTTTAATGAGTTTCACCCAGGAAGATTTAAAAAGACTTGTCGCTTATTCAAGTGTCTCTCATATGGGATTTGTTATATTGGGATTATCAATGCAAAATGTTTCAGGAATTCAGGGAGCTTTTTTACAGATGTTTAATCACGGAATTGTAACAGGTGCACTCTTTATTCTTGTTGGAATTTTATATAAAAGAACTTATACAAGAAAACTTTCTGATTTTGGTGGAATTTCAAAAACTATCCCTCTTTTCTCCTTTTATTTTGTTTTATTTTTCCTTTCCACAATTGGATTACCCGGAACATCAAACTTTGTTGGTGAATTTCTTCTTATCTATTCTTCCTTTAAAAATAATTTAGCTTATGGAATAATCCTTGCCTTTGCTCCCTTTTTCTCTGCCCTTTATGCATTAAAGGCAGTAAAAAAAACCTTATGGGGAAAAATAAAAAAAGAAGAATTAAAACATCTTCCTGATCTTGACTTAAAGGAAAGGAAAATACTTTTACTTTTAACAATTTTTGTATTTTTATTAGGTATTATTCCTTCACCTTTTCTTTATATACTTCATAGATGGTAA
- a CDS encoding UvrD-helicase domain-containing protein: MEKIDFKKFLNEEQIKACFHEKGPALVLSGAGTGKTRVLTYRICYLIINNVPSDRILALTFTNKAADEMKERIKNLIKDEAKKLWMGTFHSLGYRILREWGKIIDIPENFTVYDREDSKRILKDIVGEGESLSMWVENISKIRNGLKTPDTYEKEIAQKYIESLRKNKALDFDDLLLLLIELFKRDKNVRNYYQEKFLHILVDEYQDTSFIQYKILKILSKKHRNLFVVGDEDQSIYAFRGARVENVFDIIKDFPDIKIYRLERNYRSHEILLKAANYLISHNKGRIGKNLWTDVKEGEKIKILETKDEREEAEKVYEIIKDKNPSDVLILYRTNAQSRPLEEIFNLKKVPYQVVGALKFFERREIKDFISYLKFIVNPYDYVSFERLIESPRRGIGEVTQKKLKKIAEKKEISILDAMKEGEFLKSLSTNLKKEIKKLTELFDYIRFNLENLTCLEIAEKIYEEVEFIKHLKKISTDNLNFESRYENLMELFASMREFVLKEEKPSLTNYLQNVVLRIDEENIEKDIFTLMTVHNAKGLEAETVIITGLEEGLFPHFLSLENDREIEEERRLFYVALTRAKKEVYLLYSRERWRKGTRETLPSRFLYELPESCLEWVKKEEFIKKEEKILKRGDRVYHPFWGEGIVLDLGDGKAKINFFRRGVITLVLRKVQGLKKLYLDE, encoded by the coding sequence ATGGAAAAAATTGATTTTAAAAAATTTTTAAATGAGGAACAGATTAAAGCTTGCTTCCATGAAAAAGGTCCTGCCCTTGTTCTTTCAGGTGCAGGAACAGGAAAAACAAGAGTTTTAACTTACAGAATCTGTTATTTAATTATTAATAATGTTCCATCTGACAGAATTCTCGCTTTAACCTTTACAAATAAGGCTGCTGACGAGATGAAGGAAAGAATTAAAAATTTAATAAAGGATGAGGCAAAAAAACTATGGATGGGAACCTTTCATTCTCTTGGATACAGGATATTAAGGGAATGGGGAAAAATTATAGATATTCCTGAGAATTTCACTGTTTATGACAGAGAGGATAGTAAAAGAATTTTAAAGGATATAGTGGGAGAAGGTGAAAGCCTATCTATGTGGGTTGAAAATATTTCAAAAATAAGAAATGGTCTTAAAACTCCTGACACATATGAAAAAGAAATAGCTCAAAAATATATAGAATCATTAAGAAAAAATAAAGCACTTGATTTTGATGACCTTTTACTTTTACTTATAGAACTTTTTAAAAGGGATAAAAATGTTAGAAATTATTATCAGGAAAAGTTTTTACATATCCTTGTTGATGAATATCAGGATACATCTTTTATTCAATATAAAATATTGAAAATTTTATCAAAAAAACATAGAAATTTATTTGTAGTAGGTGATGAAGATCAATCAATCTATGCCTTTAGGGGTGCAAGGGTTGAAAATGTATTTGATATTATTAAGGACTTCCCTGATATTAAAATATACCGTCTTGAAAGAAATTACCGTTCCCACGAAATCCTTTTAAAAGCAGCAAATTATCTTATAAGTCATAATAAAGGTAGAATAGGTAAAAATTTATGGACAGATGTTAAAGAAGGTGAAAAAATAAAAATCCTTGAAACAAAAGATGAAAGGGAAGAAGCTGAAAAAGTTTATGAAATTATAAAAGATAAAAATCCTTCAGATGTTCTTATACTTTACAGAACAAATGCCCAATCAAGACCTTTAGAGGAAATTTTTAACTTAAAGAAAGTTCCCTATCAGGTTGTTGGAGCTTTAAAATTCTTTGAAAGAAGAGAAATTAAAGATTTTATTTCATACTTAAAATTTATAGTTAACCCATACGATTATGTTAGTTTTGAAAGACTTATTGAGTCCCCGAGAAGGGGAATAGGGGAAGTAACTCAGAAAAAATTAAAAAAAATTGCAGAAAAAAAAGAAATATCAATTCTTGATGCAATGAAAGAAGGGGAATTTTTAAAAAGTCTATCAACAAATTTAAAAAAAGAAATCAAAAAACTTACAGAACTTTTTGATTATATAAGATTTAATTTAGAAAATTTAACCTGTCTTGAAATTGCTGAGAAAATTTATGAAGAGGTTGAATTTATAAAACATTTAAAAAAAATTTCAACGGATAATTTAAACTTTGAATCAAGATATGAAAACTTAATGGAACTTTTTGCTTCAATGAGAGAATTTGTATTAAAAGAAGAAAAACCCTCACTAACAAATTATCTTCAAAATGTTGTTTTAAGAATTGATGAAGAAAATATAGAAAAAGATATCTTCACTTTGATGACAGTTCATAATGCCAAGGGACTTGAAGCTGAAACTGTAATTATTACAGGTCTTGAAGAAGGTCTTTTCCCTCACTTTTTATCCCTTGAAAATGACAGAGAAATAGAAGAGGAAAGGAGATTATTTTATGTTGCACTGACCAGAGCAAAAAAAGAAGTTTATCTTTTATATTCAAGGGAGAGATGGAGAAAGGGAACAAGAGAAACCCTTCCCTCAAGGTTTTTGTACGAACTCCCAGAAAGCTGTTTGGAATGGGTTAAAAAAGAAGAATTTATAAAGAAAGAGGAAAAAATTTTAAAAAGGGGAGATAGAGTCTATCATCCTTTCTGGGGTGAAGGAATTGTTCTTGACTTAGGAGATGGAAAAGCAAAAATTAATTTTTTTAGAAGAGGAGTTATAACTCTTGTTTTAAGGAAAGTTCAGGGACTTAAAAAATTATATCTTGATGAATAA
- a CDS encoding LptF/LptG family permease codes for MNKKIVKFVIIENLIFIILFTFSLIILYIVIDFFENIDKFLKGFSPYKILLYYFFQTPYLTVLLLPVASLLAPFFTIGRMARDFELIALKTGGINLKKFFLPLLFFGIILSLISFIINETIEPVFMRKAMSIKYKEIEKRPAPWERIFETDFNFIEKKGNLDRFFHFGLIDSRRKEGEDIYITEMEKSKTKRFIYAKRGEFKNEGWKLYDGILYEYSSDGESVLNFENFKEKPFYEIRVSPLQMLSLRKSLEEMNVFEIKKLLNTLKNAGLDYKKEEVEFFIHFSFPFSIFITLLLSISLASRTRQKGKAFVLTLATTLSFIYWGMLEISRAMGHAYILSPFLSAWLPNIIFLIPAIIFFLIIPL; via the coding sequence ATGAATAAAAAAATTGTAAAATTTGTGATAATTGAAAATTTAATTTTCATAATACTTTTTACATTTTCACTAATTATCCTTTATATTGTTATTGATTTCTTTGAAAACATTGATAAGTTTTTAAAGGGATTTTCGCCCTATAAAATTCTTCTTTATTATTTTTTTCAGACACCTTACCTTACAGTTTTACTTTTACCTGTTGCATCCCTTCTTGCACCCTTTTTTACCATCGGGAGAATGGCAAGGGATTTTGAACTTATTGCATTAAAAACTGGTGGAATAAATTTAAAAAAATTTTTTCTTCCCCTTTTATTTTTTGGAATTATTCTTTCTTTAATCTCCTTTATTATTAATGAGACAATAGAGCCGGTTTTTATGAGAAAAGCAATGAGCATAAAATACAAGGAAATTGAAAAAAGACCTGCACCTTGGGAAAGAATTTTTGAAACAGATTTTAATTTTATAGAAAAAAAAGGAAATTTAGATAGATTTTTTCACTTTGGATTAATTGATTCAAGAAGAAAAGAAGGTGAAGATATTTATATCACTGAAATGGAAAAAAGTAAAACAAAAAGATTTATATATGCAAAAAGGGGAGAATTTAAAAATGAAGGATGGAAGCTCTATGATGGAATTTTATATGAATATAGCTCTGACGGTGAGAGTGTTTTAAATTTTGAAAACTTTAAGGAAAAACCTTTTTATGAAATAAGGGTTTCTCCCTTACAAATGTTATCTTTAAGAAAATCCCTTGAAGAGATGAATGTTTTTGAAATAAAAAAATTGTTGAATACTCTAAAGAATGCAGGACTTGATTATAAAAAGGAAGAAGTTGAATTCTTTATTCATTTTTCCTTCCCCTTTTCAATTTTCATAACACTTTTGCTCTCAATTTCCCTTGCTTCAAGAACAAGGCAGAAAGGTAAAGCTTTTGTATTAACTCTTGCTACCACTTTATCCTTTATTTACTGGGGAATGCTTGAAATATCAAGGGCAATGGGGCACGCATATATTTTATCACCTTTTCTTTCAGCTTGGTTACCAAATATTATATTTTTAATTCCTGCAATAATTTTCTTTTTAATAATACCTCTCTAA
- a CDS encoding proton-conducting transporter membrane subunit encodes MVKEIILNYSQEILLTTFLIINIFYMISFNKKGYHVFLIFSYFSLILTNFILKSEGFLYLFDIGTFLILYPFYLTQNKEEFSISNFFIYAHLLSLHLILKTESLIIFFISLELLSFVFYILIGLESKKFKDLSPLIRYFVIGSLSSLFLLFSLILLYTKTQTLSYKAFTLFEKNDKLYLLSFQLFIFSLGFKILFIPFQFFMPDVFEKISIPYLTLISLTPKAGILIFLYKIKFYLPEITFPLSFFAIITILLSNLAGIYENRIKRVLAYSSISHSAFLLFSILLPDPASKNVLLYYLIIYFIMKGGILISLTYFIQGKEDIEFEKFKGLFFTDKIISISIFLFIISLSSFPPSGGFFAKFYLLYELFKTGYKKEVLILILLTILSFGYYIKFLNYFFLEPGKLREKNYSKFFEFFTLSLSVISLFGFIFIKFFI; translated from the coding sequence ATGGTAAAGGAAATAATTTTAAATTATTCGCAGGAAATACTCTTAACTACATTTTTAATCATCAATATTTTTTACATGATTTCATTTAATAAAAAAGGTTATCATGTTTTTCTGATATTTTCCTATTTTTCTCTTATATTAACAAACTTTATTTTGAAATCAGAAGGCTTCTTATATCTCTTTGACATTGGAACCTTTTTAATTCTTTACCCCTTTTATTTAACTCAAAATAAAGAAGAATTCTCTATTTCCAATTTCTTTATTTATGCCCATTTACTTTCCCTTCATCTTATTTTAAAAACTGAAAGTTTAATAATTTTCTTCATTTCCCTTGAACTTTTGTCCTTTGTATTTTACATTCTAATCGGGCTTGAATCAAAAAAATTTAAAGACCTTTCACCCCTTATAAGATATTTTGTTATTGGTTCCCTATCTTCTCTTTTTTTACTTTTTTCCCTCATATTGCTCTATACCAAAACTCAAACTCTTTCCTATAAAGCCTTTACCCTCTTTGAAAAAAATGACAAGCTTTATCTTCTTTCCTTTCAGCTTTTTATATTTTCTCTTGGTTTTAAGATTCTTTTTATTCCCTTTCAATTTTTTATGCCAGATGTTTTTGAAAAAATAAGCATTCCTTATTTGACTTTAATTTCCTTAACTCCAAAGGCAGGTATCCTTATTTTCCTTTACAAAATAAAATTTTATCTTCCTGAAATAACATTTCCTCTCTCTTTTTTCGCTATTATAACAATACTTCTTTCTAATTTAGCTGGAATTTACGAAAATAGAATTAAAAGAGTTTTAGCCTATTCATCAATTTCTCACTCTGCCTTTTTGCTTTTTTCCATACTACTTCCTGATCCTGCCTCTAAAAATGTTTTACTTTACTACCTTATAATTTATTTTATAATGAAAGGTGGAATCTTAATCTCTTTAACATATTTTATTCAAGGAAAAGAAGATATAGAATTTGAAAAATTCAAGGGATTATTTTTCACAGATAAAATAATTTCAATTTCAATTTTTTTATTTATCATATCCCTTTCCTCCTTTCCACCCTCAGGAGGTTTTTTTGCAAAATTTTATCTTCTATATGAACTTTTCAAAACAGGATATAAAAAGGAAGTTTTAATTCTTATTCTTTTAACAATACTATCTTTTGGTTACTATATAAAATTTTTAAATTACTTCTTTCTTGAACCAGGAAAATTAAGAGAAAAAAATTATTCTAAATTTTTCGAATTTTTTACACTTTCTTTATCAGTTATTTCCCTTTTTGGCTTTATTTTCATTAAATTTTTTATATGA
- a CDS encoding sugar phosphate nucleotidyltransferase has translation MIERGVVLSAGYSKRLRPLSFFIPKPLIKIKGKPIIIHIFDNLKNLGVKKIYVNLYYKKDKIEKIIKNSEYKDIIFIFKEKELMGTGGGVKNFEKYIEGNFILHNCDIYHKLDLNEFVDFHFKNSKIGTLLLTFMETKSEVVLEGNLVKDIKIHKRKNKFLTYAGISIFKKEIFRFIPEGKSDLLDVFFELIKYKELAGFKVKEGLIFDIGSFKTLFNLYLRNY, from the coding sequence ATGATTGAAAGAGGAGTGGTTCTTTCAGCAGGTTATTCAAAAAGGTTAAGACCTTTGAGTTTTTTTATTCCAAAACCTCTTATAAAAATTAAAGGTAAACCTATTATTATTCATATTTTTGATAATCTTAAAAATTTAGGTGTAAAAAAAATTTATGTTAATCTTTATTATAAAAAAGATAAAATAGAAAAAATTATCAAAAATTCAGAATATAAAGATATAATTTTTATTTTTAAGGAAAAGGAACTTATGGGAACTGGTGGTGGAGTAAAAAATTTTGAAAAATATATTGAAGGTAATTTTATATTACATAACTGTGATATTTATCATAAACTTGATTTAAATGAATTTGTTGATTTCCATTTTAAAAATTCTAAAATTGGAACTTTACTTCTTACTTTTATGGAAACAAAAAGTGAAGTAGTTTTAGAAGGAAATTTAGTAAAAGATATTAAGATTCATAAAAGAAAAAATAAATTTTTAACCTATGCGGGAATTTCAATTTTTAAAAAGGAAATTTTCAGATTTATACCTGAAGGTAAAAGTGATTTACTTGATGTTTTTTTTGAATTGATAAAATATAAGGAACTTGCGGGATTTAAAGTGAAAGAAGGTCTTATTTTTGACATAGGTAGTTTTAAAACTCTTTTTAATTTATATTTAAGGAATTATTAA